Proteins encoded by one window of Ulvibacter sp. MAR_2010_11:
- the hemL gene encoding glutamate-1-semialdehyde 2,1-aminomutase — MIYKRSSALFTEAQRVIPGGVNSPVRAFNAVGGTPIFIEKAKGAYLYDVDGNKLIDYIASWGPMILGHANDLVVNAVIEKAQKGTSFGMPTEIETTIASLAISMVPTIDKIRFVNSGTEACMSAVRLARGFTGREKIIKFAGCYHGHSDSFLIQAGSGAVTFGTPNSPGVTQGTAKDTLLARYNDLENVAEIISENKNEIACIIIEPVAGNMGCIPPAEGFLQGLRNLCDANGILLVFDEVMTGFRLAKGGAQELYNCKADIVTFGKVIGGGLPVGAFAAREEIMNYLAPIGPVYQAGTLSGNPLAMAAGLAMLTQLNDHPEIFSSLNEKTDYLHQGLDKVLTQAKVTYTINRVGSMISVHFSETPVTNFETAVLANNETFKQFFHGMLAEGVYLPPSAFESWFLNDAISYPDLDKTIEAAGKVANAL, encoded by the coding sequence ATGATTTATAAAAGAAGTAGCGCTTTATTTACTGAAGCGCAACGTGTAATTCCCGGTGGTGTAAACTCCCCGGTACGAGCCTTTAATGCTGTTGGCGGCACCCCCATTTTTATCGAAAAAGCCAAAGGCGCCTATTTGTACGATGTTGACGGAAATAAACTCATCGATTATATCGCCTCCTGGGGCCCAATGATTTTGGGACATGCAAACGATTTGGTTGTGAATGCTGTAATTGAAAAGGCACAAAAAGGAACTTCTTTCGGGATGCCTACCGAAATTGAAACAACTATCGCTTCGCTGGCTATTTCCATGGTTCCTACTATTGACAAAATACGTTTTGTGAATAGTGGTACCGAAGCATGTATGAGTGCAGTGCGTTTGGCCAGAGGTTTTACAGGAAGAGAAAAAATAATAAAATTTGCAGGTTGTTATCACGGACACAGCGATTCCTTTCTAATTCAGGCAGGAAGTGGAGCGGTTACGTTTGGTACTCCAAACAGTCCCGGAGTAACCCAAGGTACTGCAAAAGATACATTGTTAGCTCGCTATAACGATTTGGAAAATGTAGCTGAAATTATTTCTGAAAACAAAAACGAAATAGCCTGTATTATCATTGAACCTGTCGCGGGAAATATGGGTTGTATTCCTCCGGCTGAAGGATTTTTACAAGGCCTTCGCAATCTTTGCGATGCCAATGGAATTCTGCTTGTCTTCGATGAGGTGATGACCGGATTTCGTTTGGCAAAAGGCGGAGCACAGGAATTGTACAATTGTAAAGCCGATATAGTTACCTTCGGAAAAGTAATTGGTGGCGGATTGCCTGTGGGGGCTTTTGCAGCACGGGAAGAGATTATGAATTACCTGGCACCGATAGGACCTGTCTATCAGGCGGGAACCTTGAGTGGTAATCCGTTGGCAATGGCTGCCGGTCTTGCCATGCTAACACAATTAAACGATCATCCCGAAATATTTAGCTCCCTAAACGAGAAAACCGACTATTTACACCAAGGACTGGACAAAGTTCTGACCCAAGCAAAAGTCACTTATACTATTAACCGTGTTGGATCAATGATTTCCGTGCATTTTTCGGAAACTCCTGTGACTAATTTTGAAACTGCGGTACTGGCAAATAACGAAACTTTTAAGCAATTCTTTCATGGAATGTTAGCCGAAGGAGTGTATTTACCTCCAAGCGCATTCGAAAGCTGGTTTTTAAACGACGCGATTAGCTATCCAGATTTAGATAAAACAATTGAGGCGGCTGGAAAAGTTGCAAACGCTCTATAA